GATGTCTGCATCATGTTGGAAAAACCCTGTTTGAAAGCATTACTCTGATTAACGTTACCTGGCAGTCTGCCTGCTGCTAGGGCATCCCCTGGTAAGTGACCATTCACTCCATTAGTGGAAGGATTGTTCATCTGACCCAATAATCCACTTCTCATCTCCAAATCAGTTGGGTATGGTCTCCGTGGGTCCCCTAAAAAATAGAGACTGCTTTTATTTCAATCACATACAAAATAGCATTGCTACCTTTTCTAGAGTATTGATTTTCCTTGGTTCACTTTGAAAAACCCaagccacattttcaattttGGAAAAGGAAGGTCATCTTAGCAGTTGTTattaagaacataaatattccatttttaaatacatgcatTTTCTTGTCTAGATCTTCAAAATATCCTATTCTCTATatgaacaaaaatgagaaaaagtctAATTTTAGCAAACATTCCAAAtgacaaagtaagaaaataataatgatctTGACTCTTCTAACTTATCTACATTTTCTAGTAAGAAATTATCAATGGTACAAACTGAGAGTAGGtcatgacacattttttttttaaagatagaaaggACTGAAATGCTTATTGCTTTGATCTTGTCATTTAAGGACTGAATTTCTTTAACTTTCCAGTGGAGTATCAGGAGCCAGTAACATTCATTTCTAGTCATGAGAACACACGGTTTAGTTTTGGACTGATGAAAACGTGGCCAGATTTGGACCAACTTTTTGGTAGTATTTTCTCACCAACTCCAGATGATTTACCCTCCAGAACTGCAGCCACCCTTGGTGTCTGGGGCACAGTAAAGCGCCACCATCAGGAGTTACGAAGTTGGGATAATGATCTCCCATTATTCCTCTCAGAACACTGCTGCTCTGCCTTAGGGCTCTGGCGTACTGATGTTTTATCTGCTGTCAAAGTAGGTTCCAGCTTCTCTCTCTGCCGTCTCTAATTACTGCAACTCCTTCCAGTCTTGTGTATCTGCTGCTGGGTATCCAGTGCTGCTTCATCTTTATCACCTAAGAGCTGGGGCTGTCTGTTTCCCAGCTGGACCCCTTGTGGAAATCCAAATGGCTCGAAAAAGTTAGCTTTTGGCCAGCCCTACTTTTACAGGCATACAGATCTATAGCTTTAGAATCATCACATATTAtgttgtactttaaaaaaaaattttttaaaggaaagaaacacagTTCCTAGTGGCAATAGCTTTGTAAAAAACCAAACTGATAAAACTCATGGCCTATATTATAAGACACTAAAGATgtgaaaatgtttctaaaaataaatacattctatATTTAAATTTGTTCTACTCGTGTACAGTCACCAAGAATTTTCAAAACCACATGTATTTagtaaaaagaattatttttacctGGGACCCAGGTCAGTGGGGCGCACACAGCATTACTTGCACTAATCCTATGTGCATACTTAATTATTTCTTCAGAGGAGATAGCACCTGAGTGAGTCCAAAGAAGAGTGTTAACATTTTAGTCTTTAATCTAGCAAACGTACAAGTTTATAAATACCTACATCATAGTTAAACATcatacttcattttaaattatctgaCAATATGATGAGTTCCCTACCTTCCCTAATAATACTTAGTAATAGTGTATCGTTAAACTTAAACTACAGCAGCAGTTCACACCAACCACTTGACTGCTTAGTGTGACCCTAAATCTATAGGAGGACCTAAGTAGAAAGATGTTCACAATATATTCATTAGATGAAAAAAGTACCCTACTAAATAATACGTATAGCCTATCCTGGTTTTTATCCTAgaatatgtgtacacacatgtatttgtATTGTTCTTGTCACATATGTATTACAGATCTAAGAGAAACCTGGAAGAACACACAGCAAACATTAACAGTAGTTAATCCACAgtaggaaaagaggaggaaagttAGGCAAGTCTGAGTGACTAAAAGTAAATCATGCCCACAGATCATTAAAAGCAAGTAACCAAAGTTTTCCTTATAATTCTGACCTTTCGTGTGCAAACTAAAAGACCCAAAATGGAAGCCTTTTAAAGAGAGAAGCAGGACAGGCCAAGAAGGCAGCTGAGCTTCCGGAAGCACTGCTAAATGTGCACACGTCCCAAAGCTGTATCTAGTCCTGACTCGTGGTGTTCTAGTCTCACTCCAGTTGTCCAATGGATGTTCTCTCATTCCCTGTCCTGTGACATAAGATCCAACTCAAATCCCATTTGCTTCCAGCCCATATTCTCTTCTctccacaatttaagaaaaaaaaacattgtctTTACTATACACTTGGGTATTAGCCATAACTTGCATTACTGCTTCTTATAACCTGAAAAGGGATGTGACACTTCCCAAGGaacacccagcacagtgctgtAACACAGCAGACACTTGACCATGAAAACTTACTGTATCAGCAAATGACTATCAATAATACTCTCATCAGTTTCTTGAAACTAAAACTTGGATTTTTCAGAAAGTCACTCCGTATTCCCACAGTACTaaccttttcttgctttttctattgacttgagtttttcttttgcttggtAAACAGCTGTTGCCTAatttaaacaacattttaaaagggaATATGGATTATTCAGGATTATACCAAGCACAGCTTTTGGCTTCATTCACAAAATCATTCATCCCACAGGAACAATATGCAAAATTTGGAAATCCCCACAATTTATTTGTAATGTTCCAGAACACCACTTGGGTATCATTTACATCAGTTACagtcaatgaaaaaaagaaacatcatatTCATGAATCAGTCTCCATTCACAAACTAGTTGTTAGAAACAAAATGTTAACCGGATTGTTTACTAGCATTTTTTCCTTATGTCTTCTATCATAAGCATGCAGAAAACAGACCACATACCACCTCCAAAGCATCCTATTCCTGTATCTAGTTCaaggataaaacaaaaaacttttttccTAGTTTACAAGACATTCTTGGATTGACAGtctcattcatttatacattacCATTAGCTCCGTGCTTAATGACTACTATCGTGaactcctccacccaccccctccccgggcAAAGGCCCACTAAAGTATAAAATGAAGCTGACCTGGTATATGCATCCTCAACTATAACACAGTGGGGTAAAGAGCATGGAGTCAGAGAGATCTAGGTTTAAGTTGCATCTCCCTACTTTTACCTGCTTGGGCAAGGTAGGCATTCATTTAAAATcatggtttcttcatctgtaaaatagaataaTGGTACTGACCTCATATAATTGTTAAGAAGAATGAGACAATACATACAAAGTgcagagcacagggcctggtgcacAAGTGCTTAGTAACTGTTAGTTGCTATTatctaaatttataaaattcagtctttttaCAGTCTTCGTGTTCACTATCTTAAACTCAGTAATTATGAAAACTAGTATCAGgaaaggataaaagtaaaacttccCATTTCTGTTCAATCGTGAAatctttaaataatgaaaatatggtTCAAAAGTAATGCAGACTATctgaaaacagtaaataaaaaaaggaatgacaATGGTCCTTCATCTAACCAAAGTAACAAGTTGTCGCTTTTAGACTGGAAAACTGAGGTTTTCTGCCACTTTAAAATACTAAtagatttgtttttcagaaatagaGTAAATAGTATCTTTTTTTACATTAAGAACCAGCCTCTATCAACTTACCAGTATTTGTTCTGCTTCTTTTAGCTGTTTTTGTAGTTGCTGAATATCACTATCtctcttttctacttctttttctaaaactTGCATTTCATGATGGATTTTTCCCTGATTAAGTGCCAATTTCATTAGTTCTTGAAATTCCCCATCTCTGTGAATTAACAGCTCCAAGACCTGTCAAGAGAGTTGATTAAAGCAGATGACAAAATACTGAAAAACTACATTCCAGTGAAACAAAGAAATCCACATATGAATTAACTGGCTAGGCTATAAAATTTTAACACTTTCAAAGTATTATTTCTAATCATTGTTAAGAAAAATGGCCTACCTacaattattttagaaaacagattaatatcaagattttctactttttctgggCAGAGacggaaatagctcagtggtagagtgcatgcttagtatgcatgaggtcctgggttcaatcctcagtacctccattaaaaaacatttctctactttttaaaattacatgctattctttcatataaaataaataactaccaATATGCCAAAATGAGTAGGCTTATTCACTTCCCAGGGTAGATAAAATTTATTTGAGATGATTTTAGCTAGCACcaggaactgaaaagaatttttccaaagatatacaaatggccaaaagtacatgaaaaggagctcaacatcactaatcattacggaattgcaaatcaaaaccacaaatggaTATGACTTTGCACCAGTTACGACGGCTGTCAGcagaaagacaagagataaatgTTGACGAGGATGTGAGAAAGGGAAGCTATCAGCACATGCTGGTGGGAACCTAAACTGGTGCACATAAGTATGGAggttacttaaaaaattaaaaccagaactttaccatatgatccagcaattccacttctgggtattcatccaaaggaaatgaaatcattattttgaaaagatatctgcacccacATGCCCACTGCattagtcaagacatggaagtaagtgtccatcaatggatgaacggATAAAAAGTGTAGTGtagatgtatacacacacatatacacacaaaggaATATCATCCAGCCACAAAAAAGTAAATCTTGGCATTTGggataacatggatggaccctgaaggCATTCTGTtaaagtgaactaagtcagagaaagacaaatactgtaggatctcatacgtggaatctaaaaaaagcgAAACACATAGAAATAGAgatcagattggtggttgccagaggccagGGGGGAGgcagcaaaatgggtgaaggtggtcaaaaggaacaaacttctAGCTattagataaataagttctggaaaCTGATGTTCAGTATGGTgagtataattaaaaatacagtattgtaaattttaaagttgctaagagagtaaatctcaGCAACTTAAAAAAAGTGCTTAAGAAATTGCAGAGGaaccaaatagacatttttccaaagacatacaaatcgccaacaagtacatgaaaagatgccacTTTCTCTGCAActttcttaaaagttcttataaggaaaataaattatgtgaggtgatggatgtgaaCTAAACTTactatggtaatcattttgcaatatgtacatatatcaaatcattatgctatatacatcttaaactaatacaatgttatgtcaattatctcaattatattttatgtaaatgatgCAAAGAATATATCAATTTAAAAGTTGCaattaataatttaatagaaTCTGATCTTCCTGTTCTcacacaaagtaaataaataggaaaactgcagaaatgatgaaggttttttgtttttaattcaaaaaagaaatcacctaCCTGGTTTTCCTCTCCAGACTGTAACAACTTTTGGTTTCTTGAAATTGCCAGCATTTCTATAAgttctctaaaatataaaaacaaaaaagtttgcAAAGTAAATACAACAGAGGCTCTCTTCTCTGATCTCTACCTGACTGACCTTCTGGATTCATGTACCCACAGCAAGCTAAGTTCTCAGAGCTACTGCCCCACAGTCCACTTTGTGGACTTCAGCTCTTAACAGCTACAGTGCATTCTCACCAAGACTCAGGTATGTTTGTTACCAGCCCCATTTATTCAAGTTTTActcattaattatataaattaatatcaATCATATAAATACCACTGAAATATGAGTATGACTAAGAACTGTTTCTATAAAAACCTAAGCTTGGAAAGACTCAACAGGTGTGTGCAAAGGGCAACTAACAAACCAGGGGAAGTAAAGTCAACTCAGCAAGAGTCTGCCCCAGCACTGCCTGATAAATGTTGATGTTCTCATTCCACTTTAAAGAAACCGAAGTAGAAAATGCAGACAATAACTACAGATGGTTTATGCAAGAAAAACTCATACATAAGGGGCCTACAGGCCAAATCCAGTACATCTGTGGTTTCTATGAATAACTTTCCTTGCAAGACAGCTATGCTTCATTTACATATTGCCTAAGGTTGCTTTCCCACTACAGGGGCAGAACTGAATACTTGTGGCAGAGAACTTTGTGCCTGCAAATTTTTTAATTAACCAAACAGTTATCAGCTAAGAGGGATCCTTACACATAATAATGTATTTCTAGAAGGCTCATTGATTAGCTATGCCAATTTTCCCACGTGAAAATTAGTAGAATGATCAAGAAAAAATGTATAGCAGGTAATATCTATGTATGTTTCAAACCTGTTGATAGATGTGATTTAATTCAGAGATTATCCAGGAGGGGACAGCTTCCCAATTAGCTAGCTACCTGACGCTACTTATCAGCCCCAGTGTTTGTACCCTCCTACTGGCTGCCACACAATTTTTACCTTCATATTTACACGTTTCTCCATCCTCTCGCTAGCCCAGGCGATTATAGTGGATGGTGCCAACTGGACCCAGCCTTCTCCACTACTACTTCCCTGCACCATTATGTATGAATTAATTAgctagttaattttaaaaaaaggatatggGAATGAAAAGCCTTCATTTATGCattcaaatatttcctgagtgcctattatgtgccaggcattttctaGATGCTTGGGTTATAAAAGTGAACAATGGCCATGAAATTCTAATATGGAAGTCAagaaaatatacaagtaaaaCCAGAGTGATAGGGGTTAGGAAGAAAATTAAGCAGTGTTATATCAGAGAGTTGTTGAAATGGTTTGGCTACTTACACTGGGTGTTCGGGGAAGGTTTCTCTTAAGAGAATAGCTTTGAAGTAAAACATGAATTAAACAAGAGAAGCCAGCCATGAGATCTGGGAGGAAAGACTACTTGGTAAAAGTCACAGTGAGTTCGTCGGCCCAAAGATGGATTGGAGGAAACGTGGCCAGAGCACAGTGGGCACCCGGGAGCAGGACAGAAAGTCAggacgagggagggagggaagggctggacTGTGTAGGGCCTTGTAGCTCGTAGTAAAGGAGTATTTCGTTCTGAGTGCAGTGAGAAACCACTGGGTCATTTTAAACAGGGAAGGACACGacttgatttatgtttttaaacacCTGCTGAGCTATGTGGCGATCAGATTGTAAGAGAGCTAGAATGGAAATTAAGTTAGGTGACTCATAGTGTCGCAGGCAAAAGATGACACTGGATTTGACTAGATCCTAGCCACCTGGAATTTAGTAATGGAAACAGGGAAACATGGGCAGATTTAGGATATATTTTGGAGGTAGAGCTGACAGGACTTGCTAATGgattaaatagacattttatgAAAACAGCATGTTATATTAGCCCCTTTTTGTACCCTATTAATGAGATGTAGAGAGTTGAGACCCCTGGTCTAAATAAAAGCTGGTTTctgtggggagaaggggtggtggtgaggggggTTGAGGGTATATTGGGACATGCAAAATGAGcctttttctgcctttcttgCAAATCTGGGAATATAAGTCAACAGAAAACCTGACAAGGGCTTGCCTTAGGCAGAGAGTACGGGGTGGGGGAGGTCGCTAAGACTCAGTGTTCAGTAACTGTCTAGGATGAAATGGAAACCTGTGTCCTCCCCCAGGGTGAAGGGAGACTGAAGGACCCCCTGCGTCCTCTCTGGTTCCGGGAGTGGGAGACAGAGCCCTGTACCACCACACAGGAAGAGTGGCATTCCGGCATGCCAGATTAGCCTCCTCCCACATTTCCACAGGAATGTAACGCACACAGGGGTTAGAGCCTGTATTATTAGTAATACTACACTTCAGGTAAATAATAGATAAACAATTAATAGGCTGGTGGGGAAACCTTAAGACTCCTCTCAACATGGTTTCTGTTCCACAAatgagttttaaattaaaaacagtttAATAAAAACTTCTTAAACTATAATCTACCTATAGGTttctatttttcacatttctctaaAGACCGCCTGATTGTATCACATCTTACAAAGTAATATATTGAAAGG
This portion of the Camelus dromedarius isolate mCamDro1 chromosome 13, mCamDro1.pat, whole genome shotgun sequence genome encodes:
- the MED4 gene encoding mediator of RNA polymerase II transcription subunit 4, with the protein product MAASSSGEKEKERPGGGSGPAGGNSTRERLLSALEDLEVLSRELIEMLAISRNQKLLQSGEENQVLELLIHRDGEFQELMKLALNQGKIHHEMQVLEKEVEKRDSDIQQLQKQLKEAEQILATAVYQAKEKLKSIEKARKGAISSEEIIKYAHRISASNAVCAPLTWVPGDPRRPYPTDLEMRSGLLGQMNNPSTNGVNGHLPGDALAAGRLPDVLAPQYPWQSSDMAMNMLPPNHSNDFLLEPPGHNKENEDDVEVMSTDSSSSSSDSD